A single genomic interval of Chloroflexota bacterium harbors:
- a CDS encoding roadblock/LC7 domain-containing protein, which yields MSRLALSEEHSERVEKVLSELISKTNARCALLADISGQLLAAHGRTKGLDATVLAALVASNVAATAEMARLLGERRHFQVLFHQGDEQNLHLNTIGTSFLLAVVFSVNVQIGLVRLFSGKAVEALAKMAPEWEMQLMVPGAPLAEMPNDFAASLASELDSLWKSN from the coding sequence ATGTCAAGACTTGCCCTATCCGAAGAACACTCTGAACGCGTCGAGAAAGTGCTCTCCGAACTGATCAGCAAAACGAACGCGCGGTGCGCGCTGCTGGCGGATATCAGCGGGCAACTCCTCGCCGCGCACGGACGCACCAAAGGACTCGATGCGACGGTGCTCGCCGCGCTCGTCGCCAGCAACGTCGCCGCCACCGCCGAGATGGCGCGCTTGCTCGGCGAGCGTCGGCACTTTCAAGTGTTATTCCACCAAGGCGACGAACAGAACTTGCACCTCAACACGATTGGCACGAGTTTTCTGCTCGCCGTCGTGTTCAGTGTCAACGTCCAAATCGGTCTCGTGCGCTTGTTCAGCGGCAAAGCCGTCGAGGCGCTCGCCAAGATGGCGCCCGAATGGGAAATGCAATTGATGGTCCCCGGCGCGCCCCTCGCGGAGATGCCAAACGATTTCGCGGCATCGCTCGCGAGCGAGTTGGACAGTCTCTGGAAATCGAACTGA
- a CDS encoding roadblock/LC7 domain-containing protein, giving the protein MAEKDLTTQLTELLRTLQSTTPGVMGAGIISVDGFAIASELPQSVEERRVAAMAAAMLALGEQTTAEFEHGHLARVFVEGGDGYTIIMNAGPEAVLSVVARKDSKLGLVFLQMERAADGVRKAMA; this is encoded by the coding sequence ATGGCTGAGAAAGATCTAACAACGCAGTTAACCGAACTACTTCGCACTTTGCAATCCACCACGCCGGGCGTGATGGGCGCGGGCATCATCAGCGTAGACGGGTTTGCAATTGCATCCGAGTTACCGCAGAGCGTCGAAGAACGGCGCGTCGCGGCGATGGCGGCAGCCATGCTCGCGCTCGGCGAACAGACGACGGCGGAATTTGAGCACGGTCATCTCGCGCGCGTCTTCGTCGAAGGCGGCGACGGGTACACGATCATTATGAACGCCGGACCGGAAGCCGTGCTCAGCGTGGTCGCGCGCAAAGACTCCAAACTGGGTCTCGTCTTTTTGCAAATGGAACGCGCGGCGGATGGCGTTCGCAAAGCGATGGCATAA
- a CDS encoding prolipoprotein diacylglyceryl transferase, with amino-acid sequence MLPVVHIGPAALQTSTLALIVALWLGAYLAEREFHRRGLRGDDAWSIVALGVAVTILVARLAYIAQNFSAYAEDWLQVFSLTPGTLDVPIGVLAGGIAVIAYLQRRRLALASVADGFVLGALVALAILALGQFLAGDGFGMPTDLPWAVPMWGVARHPVQVYELIGIGIGFYIFARWQPARGGTRALIALAWYSAMRVFVDGFRADAAFLPGGYRASQVIALLVLLGALWLVLREQK; translated from the coding sequence ATGTTGCCGGTCGTCCACATCGGTCCCGCCGCGCTGCAAACGTCCACGCTCGCGTTGATCGTCGCGCTGTGGCTCGGAGCGTATCTCGCCGAACGCGAATTCCATCGGCGCGGTTTGCGCGGCGACGACGCGTGGAGCATCGTCGCGCTGGGCGTCGCCGTGACGATCCTGGTCGCGCGGCTCGCATACATCGCGCAAAATTTTTCCGCGTACGCGGAGGACTGGCTTCAGGTTTTTTCGCTGACGCCCGGCACGCTCGATGTACCGATTGGGGTGTTGGCTGGCGGCATCGCGGTCATCGCGTATCTCCAACGTCGTCGTTTGGCGCTTGCCTCCGTCGCGGATGGATTCGTCTTGGGCGCGCTCGTCGCGCTCGCGATTCTCGCGCTGGGACAATTTCTTGCCGGCGATGGATTCGGCATGCCGACCGATCTGCCCTGGGCAGTGCCGATGTGGGGCGTCGCGCGTCATCCGGTCCAAGTGTACGAATTGATCGGCATCGGCATCGGCTTTTACATTTTTGCGCGATGGCAACCCGCGCGCGGGGGCACGCGCGCGCTAATCGCCCTGGCATGGTACAGCGCGATGCGCGTGTTCGTGGATGGTTTTCGCGCGGACGCCGCGTTCTTGCCGGGCGGCTATCGCGCGTCCCAGGTTATCGCGTTGCTCGTGTTGCTCGGCGCGTTGTGGCTCGTATTACGCGAACAGAAATAG
- a CDS encoding XdhC family protein — protein sequence MRDLITTIDAWRTRGDAVAIATVVKTGGSTPRPLGAKMVINSRGEFAGSVSGGCVEGAVIEAALRVIKSGKPQLLKYGIADETAWDVGLSCGGMIEVFVEPVNPIQ from the coding sequence ATGCGTGATTTAATCACAACGATAGACGCGTGGCGCACACGCGGCGATGCCGTCGCCATCGCGACCGTCGTCAAAACCGGCGGCTCGACGCCGCGTCCACTCGGCGCAAAAATGGTGATCAACTCGCGCGGCGAGTTTGCCGGCTCGGTGAGCGGCGGCTGCGTCGAAGGCGCGGTCATCGAAGCGGCGTTGCGCGTTATCAAAAGCGGCAAACCGCAACTGCTCAAGTACGGCATCGCGGACGAAACCGCGTGGGATGTGGGCTTGTCGTGCGGCGGGATGATCGAGGTGTTCGTCGAGCCGGTGAATCCTATCCAATAA
- a CDS encoding UDP-glucose--hexose-1-phosphate uridylyltransferase, translated as MSEPGSETNTAELFASPHRRYNPLTREWILVSPHRTQRPWLGHVDAPPADTRPAYDPDCYLCPGNTRAGGNPNPAYDSTFVFDNDFAALTPDASANELDPHGILRATSERGICRVICFSPRHDLTLAQMTQPDIRRVVDVWIAQTLDLGAREFIRYVQVFENKGAQMGASNPHPHCQVWATEHIPTEPAKELASLAAYRDEKHACLLCDYLVHELAQRERIVVENAHFVALVPFWAVWPFETMVLARRHRGALPNLNDDERDALADILRRLTAAYDRVFDVSFPYSMGWHVAPVNDASSAAHLHAHFYPPLLRSATVRKFMVGYEMLGEPQRDMIAESAAVHLRVLMQ; from the coding sequence ATGAGCGAACCTGGGTCGGAAACTAACACAGCGGAACTATTTGCGAGTCCGCATCGTCGCTACAATCCACTCACGCGCGAGTGGATTCTCGTCTCGCCGCATCGCACGCAACGTCCCTGGCTGGGTCACGTGGATGCGCCACCCGCCGACACGCGCCCGGCGTACGATCCCGACTGTTACCTCTGTCCCGGCAACACGCGCGCCGGCGGCAACCCGAATCCCGCGTACGACAGCACGTTCGTTTTCGATAACGATTTCGCCGCGCTCACGCCGGACGCGTCCGCGAACGAACTGGACCCACACGGCATTCTGCGCGCGACGAGCGAGCGCGGCATCTGCCGCGTGATTTGTTTTTCGCCGCGCCACGACCTCACGCTCGCACAAATGACGCAACCGGACATTCGCCGCGTTGTGGATGTGTGGATCGCGCAAACGCTCGACCTGGGCGCGCGCGAATTTATTCGGTACGTCCAGGTGTTCGAGAACAAGGGCGCGCAGATGGGTGCGAGCAATCCGCATCCGCATTGCCAGGTCTGGGCGACCGAGCACATCCCAACCGAACCGGCTAAAGAACTCGCGTCGCTCGCCGCGTATCGCGATGAGAAGCACGCGTGTTTGTTGTGCGATTACCTCGTGCACGAACTCGCGCAACGCGAACGCATCGTCGTCGAGAACGCGCATTTCGTCGCGCTCGTGCCGTTCTGGGCAGTGTGGCCCTTTGAAACGATGGTCCTCGCGCGGCGGCACCGCGGCGCGTTGCCCAATTTGAACGACGACGAACGCGACGCGCTCGCGGACATTCTGCGCCGGCTTACCGCCGCGTACGACCGCGTGTTCGACGTGTCGTTTCCGTACTCGATGGGCTGGCACGTCGCGCCGGTGAACGATGCGTCGAGCGCCGCGCATCTGCACGCGCATTTTTATCCACCGCTCTTGCGGAGCGCGACCGTCCGCAAATTTATGGTCGGCTATGAAATGCTCGGCGAGCCGCAGCGCGATATGATCGCCGAATCTGCCGCCGTCCATCTCCGGGTGTTGATGCAATGA
- a CDS encoding GTPase domain-containing protein, protein MFINWKARELNLKIVYYGPAMSGKTTNLQYVHAKTNPTLRSDLVSLKTREDRTIFFDFLQIELSPIKGLKPKFQLYTVPGQTYYLATRKVVLQGCDGVVFVADSQTERMSENCETLENLHTNLRDLGLASAHVPIIYQFNKRDLPNTLTLDALRLNLGLNGAPCFPAAAAQGLGVFETLKAAINAVALQVQTRI, encoded by the coding sequence ATGTTCATCAATTGGAAAGCGCGCGAACTCAATCTCAAAATCGTCTACTATGGTCCGGCGATGAGCGGCAAGACGACGAACCTGCAGTACGTTCACGCCAAGACCAACCCGACCTTACGCAGCGATTTGGTCTCGTTGAAAACGCGCGAGGATCGCACCATTTTTTTCGATTTTCTGCAGATCGAATTGAGTCCCATCAAAGGACTCAAGCCCAAGTTTCAACTCTACACCGTGCCCGGGCAAACGTATTACCTCGCGACGCGCAAGGTCGTCTTGCAAGGATGTGACGGCGTCGTGTTCGTCGCCGATTCACAAACGGAGCGCATGAGCGAGAATTGCGAAACCCTGGAGAATTTACACACCAACTTGCGCGACTTGGGATTGGCGTCGGCGCACGTGCCGATCATCTACCAGTTCAATAAACGCGATCTGCCGAATACGCTGACGCTCGACGCGTTGCGGCTCAACCTGGGTCTGAACGGCGCGCCGTGTTTTCCCGCCGCCGCCGCGCAAGGACTGGGCGTCTTCGAAACGCTCAAAGCCGCGATCAACGCCGTAGCGCTCCAAGTCCAAACGCGCATCTGA
- a CDS encoding TlpA family protein disulfide reductase, whose protein sequence is MLRTRLQMDALLIFVALVGGAWIHVTRLASDPASPSIAPRVNFAMPAFSLTALDGTTFASDDLRGKIVILNFWATWCPPCRAEMPLLQAISTEHREHDVVVLAIDVGEDRATVEAYAKELGLTLPVLLDDKLGVAASFQVGALPTSFFIDRAGIIRAAYLGAMNRAYIEAQLTQLLERR, encoded by the coding sequence ATGTTACGCACTCGATTGCAAATGGACGCGCTCCTCATTTTTGTCGCGCTCGTCGGCGGCGCGTGGATTCACGTCACACGTTTGGCGAGCGATCCCGCCTCCCCCAGCATCGCACCGCGCGTGAATTTCGCGATGCCCGCGTTTTCGCTAACCGCGCTCGATGGCACAACCTTTGCCTCCGACGACCTGCGCGGCAAAATCGTGATTCTCAATTTCTGGGCAACGTGGTGTCCGCCATGCCGCGCGGAGATGCCGCTGTTGCAAGCCATTTCCACCGAACATCGCGAACATGATGTGGTCGTTCTTGCGATTGATGTGGGCGAAGACCGCGCGACGGTCGAGGCGTACGCCAAGGAGCTGGGTCTGACGTTGCCCGTTCTGCTCGACGACAAACTCGGCGTCGCGGCGAGTTTCCAAGTTGGCGCGTTGCCCACTTCGTTTTTCATAGACCGCGCCGGCATCATTCGCGCGGCGTACCTCGGCGCGATGAATCGCGCGTACATCGAAGCGCAACTGACGCAATTGCTGGAGCGACGCTGA
- a CDS encoding MarR family transcriptional regulator codes for MTDVVFKLSSRELNSEVNLKPEAWRMLAQVNGARTVTEIAQNLGIDAALAARSVEQLRQAGLLEPATGNLAAPQLTVDAQFFDWVAREFARVIGPMASIIIEDEIAALGETREQFPRDRIAELVEDISAEVRDDAKRLRFQQIMLDAIRKL; via the coding sequence ATGACTGACGTCGTTTTCAAACTGTCCAGCCGCGAACTAAACAGTGAAGTGAATCTGAAACCCGAGGCGTGGCGGATGCTGGCGCAAGTGAACGGCGCGCGCACCGTTACCGAAATCGCCCAGAACCTGGGAATAGACGCGGCGCTCGCCGCGCGATCCGTCGAGCAATTGCGCCAAGCCGGCTTGCTTGAACCCGCGACCGGAAACCTTGCCGCGCCGCAATTGACCGTTGACGCCCAGTTCTTCGACTGGGTGGCGCGTGAATTCGCCCGCGTGATCGGACCGATGGCGAGCATCATCATCGAAGACGAAATTGCCGCGCTCGGCGAAACGCGTGAGCAGTTTCCGCGCGACCGCATCGCCGAACTCGTGGAAGATATCAGCGCCGAAGTGCGCGACGACGCCAAACGATTGCGCTTTCAACAAATCATGCTCGATGCTATTCGCAAGTTGTAA
- a CDS encoding HAMP domain-containing protein — protein MIAEAPAKSNVSLWDVSTWKIRPKLTLFFSLLAIVPVIITGIFVVVIGRNSLLGEADARLIAVSQTTAERIDEALTEGVQFVNVMAQLPEIARFMKSPNDSANKAYALAALKAAASKAPEYETVAVVNRFGVIELSSADADVGTDVSSRLYVSEALKGASYISDPSISLITDRPAIFFSAPVRDENGAIVGVVRSRLSLHALEDFIEDDLGAAGTGSFGMLLDENGIRLGDSRSKINPTLLTMLRYRAVAPVPAEIEKKLVSEKRFGKNAATQVEVQPLPEIAAATQSKGTTTLETAVDLSDARHRAAMATLTNKPWRYVVAAPLSTYTAVADNTGYLAIGISGIALIVAIIVALALSRAITVPLTRLSSVADRISLGELDAKIEVTSHDEIGELAEALARMQASLQAAIERLRARRAG, from the coding sequence ATGATCGCCGAAGCCCCTGCCAAATCGAACGTGTCTCTGTGGGACGTGTCTACGTGGAAAATTCGTCCCAAACTGACTTTGTTTTTCAGCTTGCTCGCGATTGTGCCGGTCATTATCACCGGTATCTTTGTCGTCGTGATCGGACGCAACAGTTTGCTCGGCGAAGCGGATGCGCGTCTGATCGCCGTTAGCCAAACGACCGCCGAACGCATTGATGAGGCGTTGACGGAAGGCGTCCAATTTGTCAACGTCATGGCGCAATTACCGGAAATTGCGCGGTTTATGAAATCGCCGAATGATTCCGCGAACAAAGCGTATGCGCTCGCCGCGCTCAAAGCCGCCGCGTCCAAGGCGCCCGAGTATGAAACTGTCGCCGTGGTAAACCGCTTTGGCGTGATCGAGCTGTCCTCCGCCGATGCCGATGTGGGTACCGATGTGAGTTCACGGTTGTACGTTTCCGAAGCGCTCAAAGGCGCGTCGTACATTTCCGATCCCTCCATCTCACTCATCACCGACCGACCCGCCATCTTCTTTAGCGCACCCGTCAGAGATGAAAACGGCGCCATCGTCGGCGTCGTGCGTAGTCGCTTGTCGCTCCACGCGTTAGAAGACTTTATCGAGGACGATTTGGGCGCGGCGGGTACCGGCAGCTTTGGCATGCTCCTGGATGAGAATGGAATTCGTCTCGGCGATAGTCGCAGCAAGATCAATCCTACATTGCTCACCATGCTCCGGTATCGCGCCGTAGCGCCGGTGCCAGCGGAGATCGAGAAAAAACTCGTGAGCGAGAAACGCTTTGGCAAAAACGCGGCAACCCAGGTGGAGGTGCAACCCTTGCCTGAAATCGCCGCCGCAACGCAAAGCAAGGGCACGACTACGCTAGAAACGGCGGTAGACCTGAGCGATGCGCGGCACCGCGCGGCGATGGCTACCCTCACCAACAAACCGTGGCGCTATGTCGTTGCTGCGCCGCTTTCGACCTATACCGCAGTGGCAGACAACACCGGGTATCTTGCCATCGGTATTTCCGGCATCGCCTTGATCGTCGCGATCATCGTCGCGCTCGCCTTGTCACGCGCGATCACCGTGCCCCTCACCCGCTTGAGCAGCGTCGCCGACCGCATCAGTCTCGGCGAGCTGGACGCCAAGATCGAAGTGACCAGTCATGACGAAATTGGCGAATTGGCGGAAGCCCTCGCGCGTATGCAAGCCAGTCTCCAAGCCGCGATCGAACGCTTGCGCGCGCGCCGCGCGGGTTAG